Proteins co-encoded in one Candidatus Tectomicrobia bacterium genomic window:
- a CDS encoding efflux RND transporter periplasmic adaptor subunit, protein MPKNHAYPSIFSFFALLFLGLAASAHAGPAGPPGMQRPAPLVTLGEITQREVRSQLTAVGTVAPNRMSVVSSEIEGRAKEVPVREGDYVIAGKSVLARLQRSDLEFDRKILQAELEKTRQEHLRLQRSQFAEAGGLRARVEDWNSRVKRAEAEVRRIRERVEKRLEDRSALDRAIASLESTKREALESAQFLRTAETGFRQEEIAKAKADMERVQAQIARVDDDLSKAVIRSPLTGFVTEKALEVGQWVQKGGRVAEVAEMGQMVVRVPISESHIEKVRAGDSVRIIFDALGNQDFTGKIRAVIPKADPKSRTFPVEAELPNTPDHSIKAGMFARLTMEYGASARAILVPKDAVQLRARRTTVFVFEGGKVREVEFTAGRTVDSFIEVAGGDLRPGMKVVIQGNEGLTDGMTVQPRALQGPPAAPSASQGGRG, encoded by the coding sequence TTGCCCAAAAATCACGCATATCCCTCCATATTCTCTTTTTTCGCCCTCCTGTTCCTGGGGCTCGCGGCCTCCGCGCACGCCGGGCCCGCCGGGCCCCCGGGGATGCAGCGGCCGGCGCCGCTCGTGACGCTCGGCGAGATCACCCAGCGCGAGGTCCGCAGCCAGCTGACCGCCGTGGGGACGGTGGCGCCGAACCGGATGTCGGTGGTGAGCAGCGAGATCGAAGGGCGGGCCAAGGAGGTGCCGGTGCGGGAGGGGGACTACGTCATCGCCGGAAAGAGCGTGCTGGCCCGCCTGCAGCGTTCGGACCTGGAATTCGACCGGAAGATCCTCCAGGCGGAATTGGAGAAGACCCGCCAGGAGCACCTGCGCCTCCAGCGCTCGCAGTTTGCCGAGGCCGGGGGGCTCCGCGCCCGGGTGGAGGACTGGAACAGCCGGGTGAAGCGGGCGGAGGCCGAAGTCCGGCGCATCCGGGAGCGCGTCGAGAAGCGCCTGGAGGACCGCTCCGCGCTCGACCGCGCAATCGCGAGCCTGGAGAGCACGAAGCGAGAGGCGCTCGAGTCCGCCCAGTTCCTCCGGACGGCCGAGACGGGCTTCCGCCAGGAGGAGATCGCCAAGGCGAAGGCGGACATGGAGCGGGTGCAGGCCCAGATCGCCCGGGTGGACGACGATCTCTCGAAAGCCGTCATCCGCTCCCCCCTGACCGGGTTCGTGACGGAGAAGGCGCTCGAGGTCGGGCAGTGGGTGCAGAAGGGGGGGCGCGTGGCCGAGGTGGCCGAGATGGGCCAGATGGTGGTGCGCGTGCCGATCTCGGAGAGCCACATCGAGAAGGTCCGCGCCGGAGATTCGGTGCGCATCATCTTCGACGCCCTAGGCAACCAGGACTTCACCGGCAAGATCCGCGCCGTCATCCCCAAGGCCGACCCCAAGAGCCGCACCTTCCCGGTCGAGGCCGAGCTGCCGAACACGCCGGACCATTCGATCAAGGCCGGGATGTTCGCCCGCCTGACGATGGAGTACGGCGCCTCGGCCCGGGCCATCCTCGTGCCGAAGGACGCCGTCCAGCTCAGGGCGAGGCGGACGACGGTCTTCGTGTTCGAGGGCGGGAAAGTCCGCGAGGTGGAGTTCACCGCCGGGCGGACCGTGGACTCCTTCATCGAGGTGGCGGGGGGGGACCTCCGCCCCGGCATGAAGGTCGTCATCCAGGGGAACGAGGGCCTGACCGACGGCATGACGGTACAGCCCCGGGCCCTCCAAGGCCCGCCGGCCGCCCCCTCCGCCAGCCAGGGGGGACGCGGATGA